A single region of the Ziziphus jujuba cultivar Dongzao chromosome 10, ASM3175591v1 genome encodes:
- the LOC132799747 gene encoding disease resistance protein At4g27190-like has product MDVVIAPIVEKIVEYTVAPIGRQIGYVFSYGSNMENLDSKIDELEYKKDRLQQSVDEAKNNGHEIYPAVQEWLDSVTKEARNFRRDECRANTRCLNVSFPNPVWRHRLSRKAKKTVQSITSKIEVADRFDQVSYLPTRQSSIRNKGYEEFGSRMSTLTKVMEALRDPNVNMIGLYGMGGVGKTMLAKEVARQAVEEKLFTQAIVVTVSQNPKYEDIQQQIAEKLRLQLDEKSLTARADRLRSRLRQEKMILIIVDDVWKRIDLDEDVGISFGGDQKQCKILLTSRFYNALKNDVRNENTFEVGKLSESESMDLFNKTATDDSDGKPEFPDLATQIVKECAGLPLAITVVASALKKEPNCHVWKNALDELRRARPDNIEGMHDKVYSSVKLSYNFLPSEEAKSLLLLCSLFPEDENIDTGDLLKYAFGLDLLQGPFPEMETAKSKMNTLVENLKRSSLLLDGYYKDRVKLHDVIRDVAIDIASKERRWYNIRNLHELDEYMRRDHKKFKDAIAISLLSCPDVVEQLPECPQLKLLLIAGHRRGSSDCQIADRFLEGLKELRVLYLGSVTLDPLPSSFRFLQNLRTLRLEGCRLGNIALIGELKNLEILDLSRSTVVELGSEIGQLTRLRVLDLRKCEKLKVIQPNVLGSLRNLEWLNLYPSFTNWEVEGVNGHERRNASLGELKNLPQLSSLLDLTIPDVNVLPKDIFGEKLESYSIKLGKSFTDYDYEEEEDGSYYYRKLSVELERSSQLDELGLGNLLRRSDAIELNGLEGMNSVAYELDKEGFPHCKRLLVANNAGILYIVNPVGQTAFLNLKILRLERLVKLGKICRGRLAPDSFVNLRRLGVFECHRLKNIFCFSIAKLLEEIEVEDCEMIEEIVDNDEAINVRIEFPRLRLLRLEKLPQLLQYCTDRQPKSTTNTSSIPLFNEKVEFSNLERLRLFHLNIGKVWSDQLQYYQKTFVDQGALGNLKNIEVSGCDNLKALIPLSLATSLVHLEDLKVESCKVMEEIVYSTEDSGEEIRLDNILFPKLRSLSLRSIPKLGTIIRDSKSTLIDNEAEGIDSVAYKQPLFNSKELYLRSLDSLQMIWDTQLLEKFDNNLTKVTVNKCDNLKSLIPSSLCGSLVHLEWLGISRCENIREVVSIEESAGQEKLGKIFFPQLRYLYDLPKLKRFCAGDCIECPSLEILAIKNCGKMETFISDSLPSHIDNENEEIESVNKTPFFVKDKVKFPNLEELTIRRNEIISEIWHGDQSSTLPFPKLKSIKLDCNLSESCKFSFKFFQRLEHLDHVGISSLLMESLISSNEAHDIPMPLRKLDLDALPKLVHLCDEGVQTCKTFRVVEVLNVSRCERLKSLMTSSMCFQNLTTLSVSDCDALESLMASAAAAKSLQKLTKLIVRNFKRMTQIIGNNHEAECDVETEQNEIGFSNLQILRLHDLCSLGKFYSGNNIIRLPNLEELIVNKCPEMGTFSHGTVYTPRLYRITIKLKDDWLIDFLEYASDDDVEYQRLLEGDVNTTLKKLWEDHQTAATSSQPNIT; this is encoded by the exons ATGGATGTTGTGATTGCACCAATTGTTGAGAAAATTGTTGAATACACAGTCGCACCGATTGGTCGACAAATTGGCTATGTTTTTTCGTATGGAAGCAATATGGAAAACCTCGACTCCAAAATTGATGAGTTGGAATATAAGAAAGACCGGCTTCAACAATCTGTTGATGAGGCCAAAAACAATGGTCATGAAATCTATCCGGCTGTTCAAGAGTGGCTTGACAGTGTCACTAAGGAGGCTAGAAATTTTCGAAGAGACGAATGCCGAGCAAATACGAGGTGTTTAAATGTTTCATTTCCAAACCCGGTGTGGCGACATCGGCTGAGCAGAAAAGCAAAGAAGACGGTACAGAGCATTACCAGTAAAATTGAAGTTGCAGACAGGTTTGATCAGGTTTCTTACCTGCCCACTCGTCAAAGTTCAATCAGAAACAAAGGTTACGAGGAATTTGGATCGAGAATGTCAACTTTGACGAAGGTGATGGAGGCACTGAGAGATCCCAATGTCAATATGATTGGATTGTATGGGATGGGAGGCGTCGGTAAAACCATGCTGGCTAAAGAAGTTGCTAGACAAGCAGTGGAAGAAAAGCTTTTCACTCAAGCTATTGTGGTTACTGTATCCCAAAACCCAAAGTATGAAGATATTCAACAACAAATTGCAGAGAAGCTTCGTCTACAACTCGACGAGAAAAGCTTAACTGCCAGAGCAGATCGACTACGAAGTCGATTGAGGCAAGAAAAGATGATACTCATAATTGTAGATGATGTGTGGAAGAGGATCGACTTGGATGAAGATGTTGGTATATCATTTGGGGGTGATCAGAAGCAATGCAAGATACTATTGACATCCAGGTTTTATAATGCGTTAAAGAATGATGTGAGAAATGAAAATACTTTTGAGGTTGGAAAATTATCTGAAAGTGAATCCatggatttatttaataaaacagCAACAGACGATTCAGATGGAAAGCCCGAGTTTCCAGATTTGGCAACTCAGATTGTTAAAGAATGTGCTGGCTTACCGCTTGCGATAACAGTAGTAGCAAGTGCATTGAAGAAGGAACCTAATTGCCACGTTTGGAAGAATGCTTTGGATGAGTTAAGAAGGGCAAGGCCAGATAACATCGAAGGAATGCATGACAAAGTGTACTCCAGTGTCAAGTTAAGTTACAATTTTCTGCCAAGTGAAGAAGCAAAGTCATTGTTGTTGCTCTGTAGTTTATTTCCAGAAGATGAAAACATCGACACTGGTGATTTGTTGAAATATGCTTTTGGTTTGGACTTGCTTCAAGGCCCTTTTCCTGAGATGGAAACGGCAAAAAGTAAGATGAATACGCTTGTTGAAAATCTTAAACGTTCTAGTCTTCTGTTGGATGGTTATTACAAGGACAGGGTAAAATTGCATGATGTGATCCGTGATGTTGCTATAGATATTGCATCCAAAGAGAGGCGTTGGTATAATATCAGAAATCTTCATGAGTTGGATGAATACATGAGGAGGGACcacaaaaaattcaaagatgCCATTGCAATTTCACTCCTTAGCTGCCCAGATGTCGTTGAACAGCTTCCAGAATGTCCACAGCTTAAGTTATTATTGATTGCCGGGCACCGCCGTGGATCGTCTGATTGTCAAATTGCAGATCGATTTTTGGAAGGATTGAAAGAGCTTAGAGTTTTATATTTGGGTTCTGTGACTTTGGATCCACTGCCTTCATCCTTTCGTTTTCTTCAGAATCTTCGAACATTGCGTTTGGAGGGATGCAGATTGGGCAACATAGCTCTAATTGGAGAGctcaaaaatttagaaattcttGACCTTTCAAGATCTACAGTTGTGGAGTTGGGAAGTGAAATCGGACAACTGACTCGACTGCGGGtgttggatttaagaaaatgtgagaAACTTAAAGTTATTCAACCAAATGTCCTGGGGAGTTTGCGAAATCTAGAATGGCTGAATTTATATCCCAGCTTTACAAACTGGGAGGTTGAAGGAGTAAATGGCCATGAAAGAAGAAATGCCAGTCTCGGTGAGCTAAAAAATCTACCTCAACTTAGCTCTTTGTTAGATCTAACAATTCCCGATGTTAATGTTCTACCAAAAGACATCTTTGGGGAAAAGCTGGAAAGCTATTCCATAAAATTGGGAAAGAGTTTTACAGATTATGAttacgaagaagaagaagatggaagtTATTATTACAGAAAATTGTCGGTGGAGCTGGAAAGAAGCAGTCAATTAGATGAGCTTGGGCTTGGAAATTTGTTAAGAAGGTCTGATGCGATAGAATTAAATGGATTAGAGGGTATGAATAGTGTTGCTTATGAATTAGATAAAGAGGGTTTTCCACATTGTAAGCGTCTTCTAGTTGCAAATAACGCTGGAATTCTGTACATCGTTAACCCGGTTGGACAAACTGCCTTTCTgaatttgaagattttgagaCTTGAAAGATTGGTTAAGTTGGGAAAGATCTGCCGTGGAAGACTCGCACCGGACTCTTTTGTCAATTTGAGGCGACTTGGTGTATTTGAATGTCATAGATTGAAGAATATCTTCTGTTTCTCTATCGCCAAACTGCTTGAGGAAATTGAAGTGGAGGATTGCGAGATGATAGAGGAGATAGTTGACAACGATGAAGCCATTAATGTTAGGATTGAGTTTCCTCGTCTGCGCTTATTAcggttggaaaaattaccgcaGCTTCTACAGTATTGCACTGATCGTCAACCGAAGAGTACAACTAATACCAGCTCCATTCCTCTTTTTAATGAAAag GTTGAGTTTTCCAACTTAGAGCGGCTGAGATTGTTCCACCTCAATATCGGAAAGGTATGGAGTGATCAACTTCAATATTATCAGAAAACATTTGTTGACCAAGGAGCATTAGGTAATTTAAAAAACATTGAAGTGTCTGGGTGTGATAATTTGAAGGCTTTAATACCATTATCTTTGGCTACAAGTCTTGTGCATCTCGAAGACCTAAAAGTTGAAAGTTGTAAGGTCATGGAAGAGATAGTTTACAGTACAGAAGATTCAGGGGAAGAAATTAGGCTGGACAATATTTTGTTCCCTAAACTTCGAAGTCTTTCTCTAAGATCGATTCCAAAGCTTGGAACAATCATCAGGGACTCCAAGTCAACACTCATTGACAATGAAGCTGAAGGAATTGACTCGGTGGCATATAAACAACCTCTTTTCAATTCTAAg GAATTGTATTTGCGATCACTTGATAGTTTGCAAATGATATGGGACACGCAACTTCTTGAAAAGTTcgataataatttaacaaaagtGACTGTGAATAAGTGTGATAATTTGAAAAGTCTAATACCTTCGTCTTTGTGTGGAAGTCTCGTGCATTTAGAATGGCTGGGGATAAGTAGATGTGAAAACATAAGAGAGGTAGTTTCCATAGAAGAATCAGCAGGACAAGAAAAGTTGGGAAAGATTTTTTTCCCTCAACTTAGATATCTATATGACCTTCCAAAACTTAAGAGGTTTTGTGCCGGAGATTGTATTGAATGTCCATCATTAGAAATATTAGCTATaaaaaattgtggaaaaatGGAGACTTTCATCAGCGACTCTCTTCCAAGTCACATTGAcaatgaaaatgaagaaatagaaTCAGTCAATAAAACACCTTTCTTCGTCAAAGATAAG GTTAAATTCCCAAACTTAGAAGAACTGACGATTCGAAGGAATGAAATCATTAGTGAGATATGGCATGGTGATCAGTCTTCAACATTACCTTTTCCGAAGCTAAAGAGTATAAAGTTGGATTGCAACCTCTCTGAATCATGTAAATTTTCATTCAAATTCTTTCAAAGACTTGAACATCTTGACCATGTTGGTATTAGCAGTCTACTCATGGAATCACTTATTAGTTCTAATGAAGCACATGATATACCCATGCCTTTAAGAAAATTGGATTTGGATGCACTTCCAAAGTTGGTGCATCTCTGTGATGAAGGTGTCCAAACATGCAAAACCTTTCGGGTTGTGGAAGTTCTGAACGTATCGAGGTGTGAGAGATTAAAGAGTCTAATGACTTCTTCAATGTGTTTCCAGAATTTGACAACTTTGAGTGTATCAGATTGCGATGCATTGGAAAGTTTAATGGCTTCGGCAGCAGCGGCTAAAAGTCtgcaaaaacttacaaaacTGATAGTACGAAATTTCAAAAGAATGACACAAATAATTGGGAATAATCATGAAGCAGAATGTGATGTCGAAACAGAGCAAAACGAGATTGGGTTTAGCAACCTGCAGATTTTACGACTTCATGACTTGTGCAGCCTCGGAAAGTTCTACTCTGGAAATAACATAATAAGACTTCCGAATTTGGAAGAATTAATTGTGAATAAATGCCCTGAGATGGGGACGTTTTCTCACGGTACTGTATACACCCCAAGGCTGTATAGAATAACGATTAAATTAAAAGATGATTGGCTTATTGATTTTCTGGAATATGCAAGTGATGATGACGTGGAATACCAGAGGCTTTTGGAGGGTGATGTTAATACAACTCTAAAAAAGCTTTGGGAGGACCATCAAACTGCTGCTACCTCATCACAACCCAACATTACATGA
- the LOC107410624 gene encoding 10 kDa chaperonin, mitochondrial-like, with protein sequence MAKRLIPLFNRILVEKIVPPSKTNSGIILPEKTTKLNSGKVVAVGPGARDRDGKLIPLHVKEGDTVLLPEYGGTEVKLNDKE encoded by the exons ATGGCGAAGCGTCTGATCCCGTTATTCAATCGCATTCTGGTTGAGAAAATTGTTCCTCCTTCTAAGACCAACTCCGGGATCATTCTTCCGGAGAAAACCACCAAG CTTAACTCTGGAAAAGTTGTTGCTGTTGGCCCAGGAGCTCGGGACAGAGATGGGAAACTTATTCCTCTACATGTGAAGGAAGGAGACACAGTTCTTTTGCCTGAATATGGAGGAACTGAAGTGAAGCTCAATGATAAGGagtaa